The Bacillus sp. F19 DNA segment TACTTTTACTATCATTTCTGCACTTACCTTATCATTATTTGGGTTTGAAAAAGCAGAGGCAGCAACAAAACACGAAGTTAAAACTGGCGATACTTTATGGCTGATCGGCAAAAAGTACGGAGTATCCATTAAAGAGATTCAATCCCTTAATCATAAAAGCGGTCAATTATTATATATAGGCGAAAAATTACAGGTTCCTCAATCGATTTCAGATGAAGATAAGGATTTATTGGCCCGAATCGTTCATGCTGAAGCAAAAGGTGAGCCATATGCAGGAAAAGTAGCTGTGGCAACAGTTGTCTTAAACCGTGTGAAAGACGATCGTTTCCCGGATACAATCAGAGACGTTATTTATCAAAAGCAATCTGGCATTTACGCGTTTTCTCCAGTAGAAAACGGCTCAATTAATGAACCTGCTGATGAAGAAGCTAAAGAAGCGGTTCAAGAAGCCTTGGCATATGAGGGTATGGGAATTGATTCTGTCTATTTCTATAATCCTGTAACAGCCGAGAGCGACTGGATTCGTACTAGAGAAGTCACTCTTACAATCGGAAGACACACATTTGCAAAATAAATAAAAGCAGCTCCTTTCCTTTTGGAAGGGAGTTTTTTGTGTTTAGATCTTAGTTTTGTGATTAGCCTTAACTAACAAAGCTGCACCAGCTGATAATCTTTAAATTGAACTTTTTGAAAATAAACTTCTCAGTTTCGCTAATAAATCTGGAAACCTCCTGACTTATTGATGCCTGCAAAAACGATACCATTTCTTCTGGTTGAATAATTTATAAAACGAGAGGAAATATAAGGGAAAGTACGATCGTGAAGCGTGGTGGAAATCGTGAACAAGATGTATAAGCAGAATGGCAAACCAAAACAGTCGATGGCTGAAATCATTACTTGCTTCAAGGCCTCGTCTGATTTTGTCCAATATGAGCACAATGCAAAAGAGATTACATTCTGGGTGTCTTACATTCGGACAGTTGCAGATCCGCAGCTTTTGCATGAGAGCATATTAGCTCCTCTGCTCAAGGAGAAATGGAATACTCTTCATCAACTGAAAGAAATTGTACCAATTGAAGAAATCATTTTCACGATTGACACGGATATTGTTTCGGAGAAATTGCTGGATGGCTATGTCATTATTTCATTCTCTGAATATGGAAGTCCATGTGCATTATTAAGAGCTACATTGAATAAAGCAAGGGACATCTCACTGCCAGAAGTTGAATTCAGTGTAGTAGGTCCGAAAGAAGCATTTGTAGAAGCGATTGAATTTAATATCAATTTGATTCGTAAAAGAATACAAGTGCCGCAGCTGCGAATAAAAGAAATGCAAATTGGTGATTTGTCCAAAACAAAAGTTGCTGTTCTTTATATTGACAGCATAGCAGATGAAGAAAATGTAAACACGATCACGCAGCGGTTAAGAGATATTACGTATGATCAAATAGGGGACAGCGGCTATGTGGCCCAATTCATTTCGGATAATCATAATTCTCCTTTTCCTCAGGTGCTTGATTCTGAACGCCCTGACAGGATAGCTGCTGTGCTCGCAGAAGGAAAAGTAGCTGTTATTGTTGATGGATCGCCGCAGATCTTAATTGGACCGACAACTCTAGTAGAATTTTTCTCATCCTTCGAAGATTATTATTTAAATTGGGTTCTAGCATCTTTTTTCAGGCTGATCAGAGTGTTTGCTGTAGCGTTTTCCATTCTGGTTACGCCAGTATATGTAGCGACGCTGACGTATCATTTTGAATTAATTCCAAAGGATTTGCTGAACACGCTTGTAACATCCAGGCGTGAAATTCCTTTGCCTCCTATTTTGGAAGCACTGTTTTTGGAGCTTACGATTGAGCTGCTGCGTGAAGCTGGAGCACGATTGCCGACAAAAGTCGGACAGACAATCGGTATCGTAGGCGGGATTGTTATTGGAACGGCATCAGTTGAAGCGGGACTGACCAGTAACGTGCTGCTGATCATCGTGGCTTTGTCTGCACTTGCATCCTTTACGACTCCGGTTTACAAGATGGGTAATACGATTCGTCTGCTGAGATTTCCATTTTTAATTTTCGCCCAACTCTATGGTCTTCTTGGCATTGTTTTGTGTTTTTGTTTTTTAACTACTCATCTCTTGAGGCTGACATCTCTTGGAAGGCCCTTTTTGGTGCCGATCTATCCGCCCCGGAGCAGGGACCTCAAAGATGCGATTATCCGATTCCCTTTCACTACATTAAACAAAAGGCCTATGGCCCTGCGGACGAAACAGCCCGATAAATTTTCTGCAAAAAAAGCCAGACAGAAGCATGATATAGATGAATAGCAGATCGTGAGGTGTCCAGATGAAAAAGATAGCAGAACGATATCAAGTCTCCCATTTTCTTGCGTTTTTTCTTATTCACTCCCTTCAGTTTGGTGTGGGAGTACTTGGCTTTCAGCGCTTTATTTCGATGGACTCCGGTCATGATGCATGGATTACGGTCCTTGCTTCAGGAGTCATTGTTCAAATCTCAATCTTTTTAATTTATCAGATCTTAAAGGATCAAGAGGGAAACATCATTGATATTCATAAAAAGATTTTTGGGAAGTGGATCGGCAATGGCTTAAATGGCATTGTCATTCTTTACTTTACGTGTCTTGCTTTTAACGTCCTCCGAACCTATATAGAAGTCATACAAGTGTGGATGTTTCCGGATTTGAAAGTCTGGATGTACAGCTTTATTTTTCTAGTTCTTGTCTACTACATCTTAAATGGAGGGTTTCGGGTAGTAGCAGGGATTTGCTTTTTCGGTGTAGTTCTCCCCGGGTACCTGTTGTTTACATATCTGTTCACACTGAAATTTGCGAATTATAATAACCTAATGCCATTTTTTGATCATTCCATCAGTGATCTTTTGAAAAGCACGAAGAATATGTCGCTGTCAACCCTGGGTTTTGAAGCACTGTTTATGTACTATCCTTTTCTGAAAAATCCTGAAAAATCAAAAAAGTGGGCACACATGGGTGCAGCCTATACAACTTTCTTCTATTTGATCATTATGCTGTTCAGCATTGTTTATTTTAGTGAAGAGCAGCTTCAGAAAAACGCATGGGCAACATTGACTATGTGGAAAATTGTCGAGATGCCTTTTGTGGAAAGGTTTGAATATATCGGGATCGCAACCTGGAACCTCGTCATCCTCCCGAACGTCTGTTTAACCCTCTGGTGTGCAAGCAGAGGCATAAAACAAATTGTTAAGATAAAACAGAAATATACAATCTTGATTGTCCTCCCCGTCTGTTATGCAGCTGTAAATTTTATTAAAGATCGTGACCAGATTAATTCTATAAATAATTTTCTTGGCGAGGTAGGTTTCTATTTCTTTATAGCTTACATTCCGTTGATGTATTTACTCACTTTAATTTACCGAAAATGGAAAGGAGGGCGTAAGGTTGAAACGTAAAATGATCGTCTTTCTCATTCCGCTGCTTTTGACAGGCTGTTTAGAAAAAGAAATATTGGACGATGTCAATATTATTACAGTAATAGGCTATGACATGGAAAACTCCGATCAAATAAAAGGGACCGTTGTCATACCGGTATATACGAAGGATGCACCTGTAGAAAGTGAAATCATTGAAGACACCTCGTCCTTAGAAGTGAGCAAAGACATTTTAACTCACCTTCAGCGTAAATCATCTGACCCTCTTGTTCTGGGGAAAACTACAGTCGTCATCTATTCAGAGGAAATTGCTGAAAAAGGACTGACAAAACTGGTTGATACTCTTGAGAGAGATCCAAGTGTTGGATCGAGAGTCTATTTGACAGTTGGCAGAGAGAGTGCAAATTCCATTATGAAGGCTAAATTTGGGATCAGAGGAGCGGCTGAATATATCTCAAACCTGATCCGTCACAATATTGAAAACAGAGATATCCCAAAAACGAACCTCCACATTTTTCTGTATGACTTGTATGCACAGGACAGTGACCCCTTTTTGCCTATTTTGAAAAAGGCGGAAGGTGATATAGTTGTACTTGATGGACTTGCGTTATTTAAAGGTGACAAGATGGTCAGCGAAATACCAAATGAAAAGCTGATTTTCTTTAAACTGATTGCTGATAAATATACAGAAGGAACCTATGCACTTAAACTGCCGAAAAAGGAACAGGTGGCGATTAAAACGATTTCCTCGGACCGCAAAATAGAAGTAAATAAGAAAGATCCATCAAAATTAACCATTAAGGTGAAAATCAGCGGGATTGTTCAGCAGTATACCGGAAACATAATCACACCTAAAATCAAAAATGGAATGGAAAAAGCGTTTGAAAAAGAGATAATAAAAGAATCTAAACAAATGATCGAACAATTTAAAGAGCTGGACATTGATCCGCTTGGAATTCAAGATTTAATAGAAAGCCAAGTTAGAGGCTTTGGGAAAAAAGAATGGAAAGAGACCTATCCAAAATTAAACGTAGAGATTAAACCTGAGGTTATGATTACTGAAACGGGAGTTATTGAGTAGGGATAAACAATTATAAAAACAAATTTTAAAATAATTCAAAGACTTGTCTCATATCCTTTTAGAAAGTTCTTCCCCAAGGAGTGAGTCAGCATGAATTCTTTTTTCAAAGGAACCCTTTTATTGATCGTTGCCGCTTTTTTCAGTGAATGCATCGAATTCTTCGTCAATATGATCCTCGCCAGAGAGCTTGGAGAAGAAGGGATGGGCAGGTATATGTCCATATTGCCTGTCATATTTTTAGTTGCTGTTCTTGCAAGTCTTGAACTGCCGATTTCCATTTCAAAATACATCGCTGAAAACAAACGGATCCTGCACTACAGTATGCTGCGCCACGCCCTGCAGATGACAATAGTTGTTACCCTTGCTGTACTTCTGGCAAGCGTCGTCCTTTTTTCAGCTACATCTTTGCTTGAGGGATTTCATCCGATTGTAAAATGGCTGATTATTGGCCTAATTCCCATTGCGTCGTTTTCTTCGATTGCGAGAGGATATTTTATGGGTATTCAGCAGATGGGCAAGATTGCGTTTTCTAATTTTTTAAGAAAAGCTGTGCAATTCGGTGTGCTGCTGCTCATTTTCACCATTTTTCAATTTGATCAAAATGCTTTGCTGATTGCGCTCTGTGCTTTTATAGGCAGTGAACTGATCGTATTTGTCTATTTGATCAGTATGTTTTTGGTACATATGCATGCACTGAAAAATGAGAACAACACATTTACAACCGGTAAACATGCAAGGCAAAAGCTGCTGTCTGTATCCCTTCCGACTACAGGCCTGAGAATTTTTCATG contains these protein-coding regions:
- a CDS encoding cell wall hydrolase, which codes for MKKAFFTFTIISALTLSLFGFEKAEAATKHEVKTGDTLWLIGKKYGVSIKEIQSLNHKSGQLLYIGEKLQVPQSISDEDKDLLARIVHAEAKGEPYAGKVAVATVVLNRVKDDRFPDTIRDVIYQKQSGIYAFSPVENGSINEPADEEAKEAVQEALAYEGMGIDSVYFYNPVTAESDWIRTREVTLTIGRHTFAK
- a CDS encoding spore germination protein, translating into MYKQNGKPKQSMAEIITCFKASSDFVQYEHNAKEITFWVSYIRTVADPQLLHESILAPLLKEKWNTLHQLKEIVPIEEIIFTIDTDIVSEKLLDGYVIISFSEYGSPCALLRATLNKARDISLPEVEFSVVGPKEAFVEAIEFNINLIRKRIQVPQLRIKEMQIGDLSKTKVAVLYIDSIADEENVNTITQRLRDITYDQIGDSGYVAQFISDNHNSPFPQVLDSERPDRIAAVLAEGKVAVIVDGSPQILIGPTTLVEFFSSFEDYYLNWVLASFFRLIRVFAVAFSILVTPVYVATLTYHFELIPKDLLNTLVTSRREIPLPPILEALFLELTIELLREAGARLPTKVGQTIGIVGGIVIGTASVEAGLTSNVLLIIVALSALASFTTPVYKMGNTIRLLRFPFLIFAQLYGLLGIVLCFCFLTTHLLRLTSLGRPFLVPIYPPRSRDLKDAIIRFPFTTLNKRPMALRTKQPDKFSAKKARQKHDIDE
- a CDS encoding spore germination protein; its protein translation is MKKIAERYQVSHFLAFFLIHSLQFGVGVLGFQRFISMDSGHDAWITVLASGVIVQISIFLIYQILKDQEGNIIDIHKKIFGKWIGNGLNGIVILYFTCLAFNVLRTYIEVIQVWMFPDLKVWMYSFIFLVLVYYILNGGFRVVAGICFFGVVLPGYLLFTYLFTLKFANYNNLMPFFDHSISDLLKSTKNMSLSTLGFEALFMYYPFLKNPEKSKKWAHMGAAYTTFFYLIIMLFSIVYFSEEQLQKNAWATLTMWKIVEMPFVERFEYIGIATWNLVILPNVCLTLWCASRGIKQIVKIKQKYTILIVLPVCYAAVNFIKDRDQINSINNFLGEVGFYFFIAYIPLMYLLTLIYRKWKGGRKVET
- a CDS encoding Ger(x)C family spore germination protein, whose product is MKRKMIVFLIPLLLTGCLEKEILDDVNIITVIGYDMENSDQIKGTVVIPVYTKDAPVESEIIEDTSSLEVSKDILTHLQRKSSDPLVLGKTTVVIYSEEIAEKGLTKLVDTLERDPSVGSRVYLTVGRESANSIMKAKFGIRGAAEYISNLIRHNIENRDIPKTNLHIFLYDLYAQDSDPFLPILKKAEGDIVVLDGLALFKGDKMVSEIPNEKLIFFKLIADKYTEGTYALKLPKKEQVAIKTISSDRKIEVNKKDPSKLTIKVKISGIVQQYTGNIITPKIKNGMEKAFEKEIIKESKQMIEQFKELDIDPLGIQDLIESQVRGFGKKEWKETYPKLNVEIKPEVMITETGVIE
- a CDS encoding polysaccharide biosynthesis protein, whose translation is MNSFFKGTLLLIVAAFFSECIEFFVNMILARELGEEGMGRYMSILPVIFLVAVLASLELPISISKYIAENKRILHYSMLRHALQMTIVVTLAVLLASVVLFSATSLLEGFHPIVKWLIIGLIPIASFSSIARGYFMGIQQMGKIAFSNFLRKAVQFGVLLLIFTIFQFDQNALLIALCAFIGSELIVFVYLISMFLVHMHALKNENNTFTTGKHARQKLLSVSLPTTGLRIFHAITNAIQPFLIQTALITAGFGTVAATEHFGMLTGVAMTIGFFPAFIAHSLMIMLIPNVSDSYSKQDTKTLRVLLQQSMSFTMLYGIPAVFIIYLFAEPLTSLFFSSDQAAFYLKLLWPYFLFHFFVIPMQAYLIGLGLVKDAFYHTVWSHIVSFSMMFLLGSQPSLQMAGIILGMNTGIVLLTLMHYVTICQKIGITLWLTERRDSVYR